Proteins from a genomic interval of Thamnophis elegans isolate rThaEle1 chromosome 2, rThaEle1.pri, whole genome shotgun sequence:
- the LOC116524097 gene encoding zinc finger protein 239-like, translating into MPFKCSKCGNRFRFKEQLVLHAGSHTGEKPYKCPDCGRSFNCRKYFHRHKKTHVGGKLHPCSDCGKKFRNNSYLQQHRRIHTGERPYHCSFCNKNFTFSSVLAMHKKIHTGYKPYQCPDCGKGFRKKFFLDKHMKRHKH; encoded by the coding sequence ATGCCTTTCAAGTGCTCAAAATGTGGAAATAGATTCAGATTCAAAGAGCAGCTTGTCCTTCACGCAGGGAGTCACACGGGGGAGAAACCCTACAAATGCCCAGACTGTGGGAGGAGTTTTAATTGTAGAAAATATTTTCACAGACACAAGAAAACTCATGTGGGAGGGAAATTACATCCATGTTCAGATTGTGGAAAAAAATTCCGAAATAATTCATACCTGCAACAACACCGAAGGATCCATACTGGCGAGAGACCTTATCACTGTTCATTCTGCAATAAAAATTTTACCTTCAGTTCAGTTCTTGCAATGCATAAGAAAATCCACACTGGATATAAACCTTATCAATGTCCAGATTGTGGCAAAGGTTTTAGGAAAAAATTCTTCCTTGATAAACATATGAAACGGCATAAACATTAA
- the LOC116504250 gene encoding zinc finger and SCAN domain-containing protein 2-like isoform X1 yields the protein MTAHTLKKSSPTALNVANSFRKCDTQEDSMGEKPYGCLECGKTFSRNSHLVIHQRTHTGEKPYECPDCGKGFSRNTNLTIHQRTHTGEKPYECPDCGKRFSQNSNLVIHQRMHTGQKPYECPDCGKSFSQNSDLVIHQRTHTGERPYECPDCGKSFIQNSDLVIHKRTHTGEKPYECPDCGKGFSRNYALVLHQRTHTGEKPYECPGCGKCFSRNSDLVTHQRTHTGEKPYDCLDCGKSFSRNSHLVLHQRSHTGEKPYECLDCGKSFSRNSGLVIHQRTHTGEKPFECPDCGKNFNRSSHLVIHQRTHTGEKPFECPECGKTFSRNCELVIHERTHTGEKPYECPDCGKCFSQNSHLVVHHRTHTGEKPYECPECGKGFSTRSKLINHLGLHTGEKPFRCPECGRCFTHYSSLKAHKKIHIRQTGMSVEKP from the coding sequence ATGACTGCACACACACTGAAGAAAAGCTCACCCACTGCTCTCAATGTGGCAAATAGCTTTAGGAAATGTGATACACAAGAGGACTCAATGGGGGAGAAACCATATGGGTGTCTAGAATGTGGGAAAACCTTCAGtcggaattcccacctggtgatacaccaaaggactcacacaggggagaaaccatatgaatgtcctgattgtggaaaaggttttagtcGGAATACCAACCTAACaatacatcagaggactcacacaggagagaaaccgtacgAGTGTCCAGACTGTGGCaaacgtttcagtcagaattccaatctggtgatacaccagaggatgcACACAGGACagaaaccttatgagtgtccagattgtgggaaaagcttcagtcagaattctgaccTGGTAATACATCAGAGAACAcacacaggagaaagaccatatgagtgtccagattgtggaaaaagtttcattCAGAATTCCGATCTAGTGATACataagaggactcacacaggggagaaaccatatgagtgtcctgattgtgggaaaggttttagtcGGAATTATGCGCTGGTATTACATCAAAGAACTCATACTGGGGAGAAACCGTATGAGTGTCCAggttgtgggaaatgtttcagtcggaACTCCGACCTTGTGACACATCAAAGGACTCATACTGGGGAGAAACCTTATGAttgtctggattgtgggaaaagtttcagtcggaattccCACCTTGTGCTACACCAGAggagtcacacaggagagaaaccatatgagtgtctggattgtggaaaaagtttcagtcggaattctgggctggtgatacaccagagaactcataCTGGGGAGAAACCTtttgagtgtccagattgtgggaaaaattTCAATCGTAGTTCCCACCTGGTgatccaccagaggactcacacaggagaaaaaccatttgAGTGTCCCGAATGTGGGAAAACTTTTAGTCGGAATTGTGAGCTGGTGATACACGAGcggactcacacaggggagaaaccgtatgagtgtcctgattgtgggaagtgtttcagtcagaattcccatctGGTAGTACACCatagaactcacacaggagaaaaaccatatgagtgtccagaatGTGGAAAAGGTTTCAGTACTAGATCTAAACTTATAAATCATTTAGGTTTAcatacaggggagaaacccttcAGATGCCCAGAATGTGGACGGTGTTTCACACATTATTCCTCCCTTAAGGCACACAAGAAAATCCACATAAGGCAGACAGGGATGAGTGTAGAAAAGCCCTGA